The genomic window ACGGCCTGCGTGCGCATCGGCTCCTCGTTTGCCGAGCCGCGCGACCGCCGCATGTTGGCCAGCTGGCTGAGCTTTGATGACCTACACCGCTTGGTGACTGCTTGCCTGACCACGCCGGTTCTGGGGCACACCGCGATTTTCGGCATGTCGGATAACGCAGTCACTTGGTATGACAACAGCGCCGCACGCCATGTGGGCTATGTGCCGCAGGACAGTTCCGACCCGTTCCGCGAGGCGGTCTACGCCCGCACCCCCGAACCTGATGTGACCGATCCGGCCGTGATTTACCAAGGCGGCGGCTTCTTGTTCCAGGGCGAGCCCATGACGGCGCACCTGCCACCCAAGAAAACTGCCTGAGGTGTCTGTGTCTGTTCACACCCCTGCCGTAGAGGCTGTCAGCATCAGCCGCGACAAAGTGGGCGAGAGCCCTGTCTGGTCCGTGGCCAACCAGTGCCTGTACTGGGTAGACATCGAAGGCCCGTTCATTCACCGGTTGAACTGGGGCAATCGCCACCAAAGCACCTGGACACTGCCGGAGCGCGTGGGCTGTATCGCCATGACTGAACGCGGCACCCTGATTGCCGCGATGGAGACGGGCATTTTTGAAGTCACCTTGAGTGACCCACCCGTCGCGCACCTCAGCCTGTTGGCCAGCGTGATCCATCCGCACCCGAGCATGCGCTTCAATGACGGTCGCTGCGACCACCAAGGCCGCTTCTGGGCAGGCACCATGGTCCGCGACATGGGGCTTGCCAGCCCCGCCGGCGGTATCTACGGCCTGGACGAGAGCGGACTGCGCGGCCCGGTGCTCGAGGGTTACATCACCCCCAACGGCATGGGTTTCAGCCCAGACGGCACAACCGCTTATCTATCGGATTCGCACCCCAGCCGCCAACAGATCTGGAAGCACTCTTTCGACACCGCCACCGGCACCTGGGGCCCGCAAGCCACCTGGGTCGACATGCAAGCCCTGCCCGGCCGGCCCGATGGCGCAGCGGTGGATGCAGAAGGCTGCTACTGGATTTGCGGCAACGACGCAGCCCAGATCCACCGCTTCAGCCCAGAGGGCACGTTGTTGCACTCGGTCGCCGTGCCGGTGAGCAAGCCGGCCATGTGCGCCTTTGGCGGGCCTGAGCTGCGCCACTTGTTTGTTACTTCCATCCGCCCTGCCAGCCCAGCACCCGGCTTCGATGCCACGCTGGACGGCGCCTTGCTGGTCTTGGAGCTCGGCGTGCAGGGCCTGCCCGAACCCTTGTTTTCCCGTTTTCCCGTCCGTTAACCCCAAACCAATCCCCATAGAGGAGACAACATGACTTTCCGTAGAACTTTTGTAGCGTCCGCCGTAGCCGCCATCGCGCTGTGCACGAGTCTGGGCGCGCAAGCCCAGAACATGGTGCTCAAGGCCACTGACACCCACCCTGCCGGTTACCCCACCGTGGTGGCCGTGGAAAGCATGGGCAAAAAATTGGAATCCGCGACCAATGGGCGCATCAAGATGCAAATGTTCCCTGGCGCCGTGTTGGGCCAGGAAAAAGAAGCGGTAGAGCAAGCCCAGATTGGCGCTATCCAGATCGTGCGTATCTCGCTGGGTGTAGTTGGCCCCGTGGTGCCCGATGTGGACGTGTTCAACATGCCCTTTGTGTTCCGTGACATCCCCCACATGCGCGCTGTGATTGACGGCCCTATTGGTGCTGAGTTGCTGGACAAAGTCACTGCCAGCCCTGCACGCTTGGTAGGCTTGGGCTGGATGGATGGCGGTGCCCGCAGCTTGTACACCAAGAAGTTGGTCAAGACTCCGGCGGACCTCAAGGGCATCAAGGTGCGCATGATGGGCAACCCCCTGTTTGTGGACACCATGAACGCCATGGGCGGCAACGGCATCTCCATGGCCTATGGCGAAGTGTTCAGCGCTTTGCAGACAGGCGTGATTGACGGTGCGGAAAACAACCCGCCCAGCATGTTCACCAGCAACCACTACACCACCGGCACCAAGTACTACGCACAGACGAACCACCTGATCATCCCCGAGCTGCTGGTGATGTCCAAAGTGGCATGGGACAAGCTGTCGGCCGACGACAAGTCCTTGGTGAAAAAGCTGGCCCGCGAAGCCCAGATGGAACAACGCGCGTTGTGGGACAAGAGCGTGGAAGACTACTCCGCCAAGCTCAAGGCTGCCGGCGTGGAATTTGTGCCTGTGGATCAAAAACTATTTTTTGACGCTACCGCCCCTGTGCGCGCCAAGTACGGCACCAAGTTCACCGACCTGATGCAACGCATCGCCGCTACCAAGTAAATCCAAACGCTTTGGATGGGGTGCCCGCCATGCCGGGCACCCTTGGCCCTGCCTTCTGGAATCCCATGAAAAACACACTATTGCGCTGGAGCGATGCGCTCTACTCCGCCTGTATCTGGCTGTCCGGAGGTTCTATCTTCCTGATGTCCCTGATCATTCCCTGGGGCATCTTTGCCCGCTACGTGCTCGGCACGGGCTCACAGTGGCCTGAGCCGATTTCTATTTTGCTGATGGTGGTGTTCACCTTTTTAGGAGCAGCCGCCGCATATCGGGCGGGCGCCCACATCGCCGTGGCCATGGTGACAGACCGCCTGCCGCGTTCAGTGCGCCAAGTGACTGCCTATGTCGTGCACGCCTTGATGGTCGTGGTGGCCTTGTTCATGGCGTTTTACGGCTCCAAGCTGTGCATGGAGACTTGGGGCCAGAACATCGGCGAAATCCCGTGGATGCCAGTGGGCGCCACCTACCTGCCAGTGCCATTGGGTGGATTTCTGACACTGATTTTTATCGTCGAGCACCTGGTGTTCGGCTCCCAGCACGCCCGTGCCATCGTGACCTTTGACCACGCTGCAACTGAACCGGAGGCCATCTGATGGACGCGTTTGTATTGTTGGGCTCCTTCCTGGTGCTCATGATTATTGGCATGCCCGTGGCATATGCCCTGGGCCTGTCGGCCCTGATTGGTGCCTGGTGGATTGAGCTGCCCTACGACGCGGTGATGATCGCCATCGCGGGCGGCGTGAACAAATTCTCCTTGTTGGCCATTCCCTTCTTCGTGCTGGCCGGCGCCATCATGGCCGAGGGCGGCATGTCGCGCCGCTTGGTGGCGTTTGCCGAAGTGCTGGTGGGCTTTGTGCGTGGCGGTCTATCGCTGGTCAACATCTTGGCCTCCACCTTCTTTGGTGCCATCTCAGGCTCTTCCATGGCCGACACAGCCTCCATCGGCTCGGTGCTGATTCCAGAGATGGAGAAAAAAGGCTACCCACGTGACTTCGCCACGGCGGTGACAGTGAGCGGTTCGGTCCAAGCCATCCTGATCCCGCCCAGTCATAACGCGGTGATTTATTCCTTGGCCGCCGGCGGCTCGGTCTCGATTGCGGCCTTGTTCCTCGCGGGCGTGTTGCCGGGACTTTTGCTGGGCCTGACATTGGCAATCATGTGCCTGTTCATCGCCAAGAAGCGCGACTTCCCCAAAGGCCGCAGCATTCCCATGAAAGAGGCGCTGCGCATTTGCGTGGATGCGCTGTGGGGTTTGATGACCATGGTGATCATTCTGGGTGGCATTTTGTCGGGCGTTTTCACCGCCACGGAGTCAGCAGCCATTGCCGTGCTCTGGGCCTTCTTCGTCACCATGTTCATCTACCGCGACTACAAATGGAGTGAGCTGCCCAAGCTGGTGCACCGCACCGTCAAGACGCTGGCGATTGTGATGATCCTGATCGGCTTTGCCGCCAGCTTCGGCTACATCATGACGCTGATGCAGATCCCCACCATGATCACGGGTCTGTTCACCAGCATCTCGGACAACAAGTACACGGTGCTGCTGATGATCAACATCTTGTTGTTGGTCTTGGGCACGCTGATGGACATGGCGCCGCTGATCCTGATCATGACGCCCATCCTGCTGCCCATCGTCAAGACCATGGGCGTGGACCCTGTGCACTTCGGCATGATCATGATGGTGAACTTGGGCATGGGCCTGATCACCCCACCCGTGGGCGGCGTGCTATTCGTTGGTGCAGCGGTCGCCAAGCTGCCAATTGAAAAAGTGGTGAAGGCCCTGTTCCCCTTCTTCGGCGCCTTGCTACTGGTGCTCATGGCCGTGACCTACATCCCCGCGCTGTCCCTGTGGCTGCCTGGCCTGTTGCTGAAGTAATCCACCATGAAGATCACTGCAGTTCGGGTCACCCCGATCGCCATCAAAGACCCCGCTTTGCTCAACGCAGCGGGGGTTCATGAACCCTATGGCCTGCGCTCCATTATTGAGGTGGTAGGTGCCAACGGCATGGTGGGCCTAGGCGAGACCTATGGCGACGCACCGGTGCTGGGCCTGCTGACGCGCGCGGCACCCAGCCTGGTGGGTTTGTCGGCGTTTGATGTCAACGGCATGCTGGCACGGCTCAAGGCGCTGACCCCCAAAATCTCCACCGGCCATGTGGAAATGGAGCTGGCACCCGGCTCGCTCGCCAGCAACCTGGTCACCAGCGCGTTCTCGGCATTTGAGGTGGCCTTTATGGACCTGCAGGCGCGCACCCTGGGCATTCCCTTGGTGGAACTGCTGGGTGGCGCCGTGCGCGACAAAGTGTCTTACTCGGCCTACCTGTTCTACAAGTGGGACGCCTCAGTAGACCCCGAGTACGCGCCCGACCCGTATGGCGAAGCGGTCAATGC from Rhodoferax potami includes these protein-coding regions:
- a CDS encoding SMP-30/gluconolactonase/LRE family protein; the protein is MSVHTPAVEAVSISRDKVGESPVWSVANQCLYWVDIEGPFIHRLNWGNRHQSTWTLPERVGCIAMTERGTLIAAMETGIFEVTLSDPPVAHLSLLASVIHPHPSMRFNDGRCDHQGRFWAGTMVRDMGLASPAGGIYGLDESGLRGPVLEGYITPNGMGFSPDGTTAYLSDSHPSRQQIWKHSFDTATGTWGPQATWVDMQALPGRPDGAAVDAEGCYWICGNDAAQIHRFSPEGTLLHSVAVPVSKPAMCAFGGPELRHLFVTSIRPASPAPGFDATLDGALLVLELGVQGLPEPLFSRFPVR
- a CDS encoding TRAP transporter substrate-binding protein; translation: MTFRRTFVASAVAAIALCTSLGAQAQNMVLKATDTHPAGYPTVVAVESMGKKLESATNGRIKMQMFPGAVLGQEKEAVEQAQIGAIQIVRISLGVVGPVVPDVDVFNMPFVFRDIPHMRAVIDGPIGAELLDKVTASPARLVGLGWMDGGARSLYTKKLVKTPADLKGIKVRMMGNPLFVDTMNAMGGNGISMAYGEVFSALQTGVIDGAENNPPSMFTSNHYTTGTKYYAQTNHLIIPELLVMSKVAWDKLSADDKSLVKKLAREAQMEQRALWDKSVEDYSAKLKAAGVEFVPVDQKLFFDATAPVRAKYGTKFTDLMQRIAATK
- a CDS encoding TRAP transporter small permease, which produces MKNTLLRWSDALYSACIWLSGGSIFLMSLIIPWGIFARYVLGTGSQWPEPISILLMVVFTFLGAAAAYRAGAHIAVAMVTDRLPRSVRQVTAYVVHALMVVVALFMAFYGSKLCMETWGQNIGEIPWMPVGATYLPVPLGGFLTLIFIVEHLVFGSQHARAIVTFDHAATEPEAI
- a CDS encoding TRAP transporter large permease, with product MDAFVLLGSFLVLMIIGMPVAYALGLSALIGAWWIELPYDAVMIAIAGGVNKFSLLAIPFFVLAGAIMAEGGMSRRLVAFAEVLVGFVRGGLSLVNILASTFFGAISGSSMADTASIGSVLIPEMEKKGYPRDFATAVTVSGSVQAILIPPSHNAVIYSLAAGGSVSIAALFLAGVLPGLLLGLTLAIMCLFIAKKRDFPKGRSIPMKEALRICVDALWGLMTMVIILGGILSGVFTATESAAIAVLWAFFVTMFIYRDYKWSELPKLVHRTVKTLAIVMILIGFAASFGYIMTLMQIPTMITGLFTSISDNKYTVLLMINILLLVLGTLMDMAPLILIMTPILLPIVKTMGVDPVHFGMIMMVNLGMGLITPPVGGVLFVGAAVAKLPIEKVVKALFPFFGALLLVLMAVTYIPALSLWLPGLLLK